One genomic region from Listeria monocytogenes encodes:
- a CDS encoding peroxiredoxin: protein MAERLVGTQAPRFEMEAVMPNQTFGKVSLEKNIEDDKWTILFFYPMDFTFVCPTEIVAISARSDEFDALNARIIGASTDTIHSHLAWTNTPIKEGGIGKLNYPLAADTNHQVASDYGVLIEEEGVALRGLFIINPKGEIQYEVVHHNNIGREVDEVLRVLQALQTGGLCPINWQPGEKTIV, encoded by the coding sequence GTGGCAGAACGTTTAGTAGGCACACAAGCTCCAAGATTTGAAATGGAAGCAGTTATGCCAAATCAGACTTTTGGTAAAGTGAGTCTAGAAAAAAATATAGAAGACGACAAATGGACGATTCTCTTTTTCTATCCAATGGACTTTACATTTGTTTGTCCGACAGAAATCGTTGCTATTTCCGCTCGGTCAGATGAATTTGATGCATTAAATGCACGCATAATTGGCGCTTCTACAGATACGATTCATTCGCATCTTGCATGGACGAACACACCAATTAAAGAAGGTGGAATTGGTAAATTAAACTACCCACTTGCTGCGGATACGAATCATCAAGTAGCTAGTGATTACGGAGTATTGATTGAGGAAGAAGGCGTTGCGCTACGTGGTCTTTTCATTATCAATCCCAAAGGTGAAATCCAGTACGAAGTGGTACACCATAATAATATCGGCCGTGAAGTCGATGAAGTTTTAAGAGTTCTACAAGCGCTTCAAACAGGTGGACTGTGCCCAATCAACTGGCAACCCGGTGAAAAAACAATTGTTTAA